A stretch of the Cucurbita pepo subsp. pepo cultivar mu-cu-16 chromosome LG16, ASM280686v2, whole genome shotgun sequence genome encodes the following:
- the LOC111777369 gene encoding B3 domain-containing transcription factor VRN1-like isoform X1, with protein sequence MTDFSAFRTGGFKRKMPRPYFHKLVLSSTIQARKLRIPEAFVRMIRDELSGVATLTVPDGHVWRVGLRKVDNKFWFEDGWHGFLEHYSIRVGYLLVFRYEGNSAFCVFIFNLNTSEINYQSAALGGNQRNNYSIQNRIFEELEDYDIPEAIPSNQSMNSGSLRNKLFGDEWNPHQSKSASTLQAEYLSTRDIGVQFSAMEVKKSADEVRFQNLGDDVHRIKKSGGKKRKLDSSEHHPSSAHSEDLGDIRFRFYESASARKRTVTAEERERAINSAKAFEPGNPFCRVVLRPSYLYRGCIMYLPSCFAEKNLSGVSGFIKLQTPDGRQWPVRCLYKVGRAKLSQGWYEFCLENNLGEGDVCVFELLRMREIVLKVTMFRVMEEGGRMANPNPTGTMNPPPLRSVTQIKLIRN encoded by the exons AGAATCCCAGAAGCTTTTGTCAGGATGATCAGGGATGAGCTTTCTGGAGTTGCTACCCTTACTGTTCCCGACGGCCATGTTTGGCGTGTGGGTTTGAGGAAAGTCGATAACAAATTTTGGTTTGAAGATGGTTGGCATGGATTTCTTGAGCATTACTCCATACGGGTTGGGTACTTATTAGTATTCAGATACGAGGGAAACTCGGCGTTCTGTGTCTTTATCTTTAATCTTAATACATCTGAAATAAACTACCAATCTGCTGCACTCGGTGGTAATCAAAGGAATAATTACAGCATTCAAAACAGAATCTTTGAAGAATTGGAGGATTATGACATTCCTGAAGCCATTCCTTCCAATCAGTCCATGAATTCTGGTTCTTTGCGGAATAAGCTATTTGGTGATGAATGGAATCCGCACCAATCAAAGTCTGCAAGTACGTTGCAAGCCGAGTATTTATCTACTCGTGATATTGGGGTTCAGTTTAGTGCTATGGAGGTTAAAAAATCTGCAGATGAGGTGAGATTTCAGAATTTGGGTGATGATGTACACAGAATTAAAAAGAGTGGAGGCAAAAAGCGAAAACTTGATTCTA GCGAGCACCATCCATCATCTGCTCATAGTGAAGATTTAGGAGACATTCGCTTTAGATTTTATGAAAGTGCCTCTGCTAGAAAGAGAACTGTGACagcagaagaaagagaaagagctATCAACTCTGCAAAAGCTTTCGAGCCCGGTAATCCGTTCTGCAGGGTCGTCTTGCGACCATCGTATCTGTATAGAGGTTGTATAATG TATTTGCCATCTTGCTTTGCTGAAAAGAATCTAAGTGGGGTTTCaggattcatcaaacttcagacACCAGACGGGAGACAGTGGCCGGTCCGATGTCTTTATAAAGTTGGTAGAGCGAAGTTAAGTCAGGGATGGTATGAGTTTTGCCTGGAAAATAATTTAGGGGAGGGCGACGTTTGTGTGTTCGAGCTTCTCAGGATGAGAGAAATCGTGCTCAAAGTTACCATGTTTCGTGTCATGGAAGAAGGCGGACGAATGGCTAACCCGAATCCTACCGGGACTATGAATCCTCCTCCGCTGCGAAGTGTTACCCAGATTAAGCTGATCAGAAACTAA
- the LOC111777369 gene encoding B3 domain-containing transcription factor VRN1-like isoform X2 has protein sequence MIRDELSGVATLTVPDGHVWRVGLRKVDNKFWFEDGWHGFLEHYSIRVGYLLVFRYEGNSAFCVFIFNLNTSEINYQSAALGGNQRNNYSIQNRIFEELEDYDIPEAIPSNQSMNSGSLRNKLFGDEWNPHQSKSASTLQAEYLSTRDIGVQFSAMEVKKSADEVRFQNLGDDVHRIKKSGGKKRKLDSSEHHPSSAHSEDLGDIRFRFYESASARKRTVTAEERERAINSAKAFEPGNPFCRVVLRPSYLYRGCIMYLPSCFAEKNLSGVSGFIKLQTPDGRQWPVRCLYKVGRAKLSQGWYEFCLENNLGEGDVCVFELLRMREIVLKVTMFRVMEEGGRMANPNPTGTMNPPPLRSVTQIKLIRN, from the exons ATGATCAGGGATGAGCTTTCTGGAGTTGCTACCCTTACTGTTCCCGACGGCCATGTTTGGCGTGTGGGTTTGAGGAAAGTCGATAACAAATTTTGGTTTGAAGATGGTTGGCATGGATTTCTTGAGCATTACTCCATACGGGTTGGGTACTTATTAGTATTCAGATACGAGGGAAACTCGGCGTTCTGTGTCTTTATCTTTAATCTTAATACATCTGAAATAAACTACCAATCTGCTGCACTCGGTGGTAATCAAAGGAATAATTACAGCATTCAAAACAGAATCTTTGAAGAATTGGAGGATTATGACATTCCTGAAGCCATTCCTTCCAATCAGTCCATGAATTCTGGTTCTTTGCGGAATAAGCTATTTGGTGATGAATGGAATCCGCACCAATCAAAGTCTGCAAGTACGTTGCAAGCCGAGTATTTATCTACTCGTGATATTGGGGTTCAGTTTAGTGCTATGGAGGTTAAAAAATCTGCAGATGAGGTGAGATTTCAGAATTTGGGTGATGATGTACACAGAATTAAAAAGAGTGGAGGCAAAAAGCGAAAACTTGATTCTA GCGAGCACCATCCATCATCTGCTCATAGTGAAGATTTAGGAGACATTCGCTTTAGATTTTATGAAAGTGCCTCTGCTAGAAAGAGAACTGTGACagcagaagaaagagaaagagctATCAACTCTGCAAAAGCTTTCGAGCCCGGTAATCCGTTCTGCAGGGTCGTCTTGCGACCATCGTATCTGTATAGAGGTTGTATAATG TATTTGCCATCTTGCTTTGCTGAAAAGAATCTAAGTGGGGTTTCaggattcatcaaacttcagacACCAGACGGGAGACAGTGGCCGGTCCGATGTCTTTATAAAGTTGGTAGAGCGAAGTTAAGTCAGGGATGGTATGAGTTTTGCCTGGAAAATAATTTAGGGGAGGGCGACGTTTGTGTGTTCGAGCTTCTCAGGATGAGAGAAATCGTGCTCAAAGTTACCATGTTTCGTGTCATGGAAGAAGGCGGACGAATGGCTAACCCGAATCCTACCGGGACTATGAATCCTCCTCCGCTGCGAAGTGTTACCCAGATTAAGCTGATCAGAAACTAA
- the LOC111777518 gene encoding B3 domain-containing transcription factor VRN1-like: MENSVTAIVESDEQEGAQSFNESSPVKRAGLFYKLVVPSILQDKKLKIPNKFAKKFADDLSDLVTLVVPNGHRWVLELKRHGRSMWFEDGWHDFVKHHCIQVGQLLVFRFEGNSVFNFYMFNLTAISNGPCNTSNASSEQNDGEQCPVTLGKEAEYKKLVEIFGTSSPDPSPRPSVKNALCGFSDQQKFNGSCNGTSIKNFMHWFDTENVHPLKDLDKLQLLKSNQDIGIQFDGDELAKARENFDFEFSDETNERARKKKLKVEPIDYYNDNEPIVEENCGNIPHKISRMACGVEEFKPGNPFCWIVMRQSYVRRGFHLHIPSKFAEKYLKGVSGDITLQVSSGKQWRVRCIREGPGTKLTRGWADFVVENDLKEEDVCVFELIDIKATALKVTIFRVHDDPTKT; the protein is encoded by the exons ATGGAGAACTCTGTTACAGCCATAGTCGAGTCAGATGAACAGGAGGGAGCTCAATCGTTCAATGAAAGCTCTCCAGTAAAGAGGGCTGGCCTCTTCTACAAGCTGGTAGTGCCGTCCATTCTTCAAGACAAGAAGCTG AAAATACCAAATAAATTTGCAAAGAAGTTTGCAGATGATCTTTCTGATCTTGTTACTCTAGTTGTTCCGAATGGTCATCGATGGGTTCTGGAGTTAAAAAGACATGGCCGTAGTATGTGGTTTGAGGATGGTTGGCATGATTTTGTCAAACACCATTGCATTCAAGTTGGACAACTCTTGGTTTTCAGATTTGAAGGGAATTCCGTGTTCAACTTTTACATGTTCAACCTAACTGCTATTTCAAATGGTCCATGCAATACTTCAAATGCTTCCTCTGAACAAAACGATGGTGAACAATGTCCTGTTACACTTGGAAAAGAAGCTGAATACAAGAAATTAGTTGAGATATTTGGAACGAGTTCTCCAGATCCATCTCCACGCCCTTCGGTGAAAAACGCTTTGTGTGGTTTTTCAGATCAGCAGAAGTTCAATGGAAGTTGCAATGGGACTAGCATTAAGAACTTTATGCATTGGTTTGACACAGAGAACGTGCATCCTCTAAAGGATTTAGATAAGTTGCAACTACTAAAGTCGAATCAAGATATTGGTATTCAATTCGACGGGGACGAGCTTGCAAAAGCTAGAGAGAATTTTGACTTTGAATTCTCTGatgaaacaaatgaaagagccaggaaaaagaagttgaaagtTGAACCAA TTGACTACTACAATGACAATGAGCCCATAGTGGAGGAAAATTGCGGAAACATCCCACATAAAATTAGTAGGATGGCGTGTGGAGTCGAGGAGTTCAAGCCTGGTAATCCCTTTTGCTGGATTGTTATGAGGCAATCCTATGTCCGAAGAGGGTTCCATCTG CATATACCGTCCAAATTTGCTGAGAAGTATCTAAAAGGGGTCTCAGGCGACATCACACTTCAGGTTTCTAGTGGGAAGCAATGGCGTGTTCGATGCATTCGTGAAGGTCCTGGCACCAAGCTAACCAGGGGATGGGCTGACTTTGTTGTGGAGAatgatttgaaagaagaagacgTTTGTGTCTTTGAGCTGATTGATATAAAAGCTACTGCACTGAAAGTTACAATATTCCGAGTCCACGACGATCCAACAAAAACTTGA